The genomic interval GCTGCGTTTTTAGATCCTGAATATAAAATTAAAAAGTTTCTAAAAACATTTCCTTTTAATTATGAAATTACAGAAGATGCTTCATGGCTTGCAAAAAAGTTTGATGTTGATTTATTTCCTACAAATGTTATTATAGATGCTAAAGGAAAATATCAATATTATAAAACAAGCTATAAATCTGATATGTTTGAGTCGTTGTCTTTTAATATTGAGAAACTTTTAAATGATGAATAATCAAGCTTAATACGAAAGTTTCACTAACAATTTTGACTTTTACATCATAATTTAAATTAAAAAAAGTCCCTTCAGGTTTTTAAAACCTGAAGGGACTACATATGTATAATCTATTCCTTAAAACTCTTTCTTACCAAATTCACTATCAATAAACTTCGATTTATTATTAGCAGCATTAAAAGTATAAGATAAATTTAAAGAAACCATATCTACTTCATACTTATAGTTGGTAGTAGTATAAAAATTAGCTCCTGAGGTTGTTATACGTTGTTCATTGGTACTTAATAACCCCATATCTATATTTTGCCATTGTAGAGTAGCCGTTAGTTTATCATCCATAAACTTTTTTCTGAACGTTAAGTTCGGTGAATAAAAACGAGAATCTTCTCCCATTGCCGTATTTCTATCAGACAAATAATTAAAAGTAAACTGTACAGATGCATTTTCCCAAAAACTATAGGTAGAATTCAAGTTAAAAGAATAAATAGTTGATTTAGAATCTATATCATAACTTCTATCAACACCATCTCTATGTTTAAAGTTTAAAATACCATCAATAGCATAATTATATACATTGGCACCAATAGAATTGGTCCAGTTTGCAGTTGGTTTTATTGTTGCTCCAATCTCTAAACCAATAGCATTACTTTTCCCTACATTAGAATATACTCTATTAATTACACTATCTATAATTGCACCACTTTCCTCATAAGCCAACGTATTTACACGATTAATAACATTCTCTACATGTCTAAAATACGTTGTTGCATACAATGAGTTTCCTCCTTTTAATTTTTTAGTAATTCCTAATTCTACTAAATCTATAAATTCTGGTTCCAACGTATTATCACCTTGCTCAAAAACTTCTGAATGTTCACGCTCCGCAAAACTATTCATTTTAAAAGTAGTTGTTCTTTCTACTCTTTTACTATAAGCTGTTTTAATATTCGTTTTATCATTAATTTTATACTGTAAAGATGCAGAAGGAAACAACTTTACAAAATCGTAGTTATATACATTTTCTGTTGCCTCACTCTGTAAAGCCTCTTTATACACTCTATCCATAGATTCTAAACGAACTCCGGCTGCATATTCCCATTTACTTTTTGCTCCTGTTACCTGTGCATAACCAGAATGAATGGTTCTTTTTAAGCTAACATCACTAGAAAACTCTGGTACTAAAACACCATCTCTTTCATACTCAAACTTTCCTGTATGATCTAAATCTCTAAATTGATACCCTGTTTCTAAAGTTCCAAAAGAAAAAGGTTTCCATTGATAATCTAAATTAAAACGGGTTCCGTATAATGGATTGTCGTTGGTATTGTATTCTTGTTGGTATACAATACTATTATCAGGGTTCCCTAAATTATCATTTTCTGTTGGACCTCCTAAAAAAGTATATTCATAAAGTATTGAAGTAGATATTTTTGATTCATTATCAAACTTATGAGCATAATCAAAACTACCTAAAGCAAAATCTCCTTTTCTAATTCTTAAGTTATGATTGTAATATGAAAACGTATAATCGCGCGTGTTTCCTCCAATAGGAGAAATAGCATGATTATCATAATACACAATATCTGCCAAACGTTCTTTAGTTCGTTTTCCTGCAAAAAGTCCAACGGAATACGTATCTTTTTTATTTGGTGTATAATCTATATTAAAACGACCATTATAGGTAACTTCATCAAAACTACGCTCTCCATCAGAAGGTAAAAAAGTAGTTTTATTTTCTGGAGTATTTATAATAAACATATCTCCTTCTCTTCTACCGGTCTTATCATTTCTTTGGTAACTTGCACCTACAGAAATATTCCAATTATCTGTTCTTTTATTTACAGTTGCATCTATTCCATATCGCTGCGCTGGTTCTTTTGTATCATATTCTTCAATAGAAGGAAATCCACCACGAACATTAATCTGTGCAAAGGTTCCATTGATAGCACCTTTTTTAGTGATAATATTCAAAATTCCACCTTTTCCTTCAGGATCATATTTGGCAGAAGGCGCAGTAATTAATTCTACAGTTTCTAAAGCGTTTGCTGGTAGTTGCGCTAAAATAGTGCTTGCATCTCCTTGTGTTGGTTTTCCGTTGATTAAAACAGTAAACCCTTTACTTCCTCTTACACTAATATCCCCCAGACCATCTACGGTAATAGAAGGTAAGTTCTTAACAACATCTACCGCATTACCACCAACAGTACTTTGGTATTTTTTGGTGTCAAAAACTTGTCTGTCTATTTTATGAACAACCGCACTTCTCTCAGATTTAATTACAACTTCATTCAACTCATTTCCAGAACCTAAAATTAGTTTTATTACTCCTAAGTCCTTCTTTTCTCCTCTTTTATTGATAACAATTGCATTGGATGTACTTATTTGATATCCTATAAAAGAAGTTTCTAAATAATAGCTACCCGGTTTTACACCTGCAAAAGAAAATATTCCATCAAAATTTGTTACAACCCCAGTAACAAGTTCTTTATTACCTGATTTGTATAGCGCTACAGTAGCATATTCTAGAGGATAGTTTTCATCTGCTTCAATAACTTTTCCGGTTAATTGAGCTGTTGTTAACTGGCTTAAAATAAGAGTTAGCAATAAAAACATTGATTTTTTAAAATTCATTTAAATAGTTTTTTTTAGTTAATAGTTTAGTAAATTATTATTAAGTGATTGGAATAAATAAATTTAAAAACGTTTAATTTTTAGTAGGTAAATTTAAACTAGCTAAAATAATACCCTTAATAATTTATAGCAAAAGTATTCTAATTAAGTACCTTTAAAATGGTCTATTTGAAAATTTCAAGGTCTAATTGGATTTATTTTGTAACCTATATTTTTTGGGTGTTTCTTTGGTATATCGTTTAAAATATTTTGAAAAATGAGATGCGTCTTTAAAATCTAAACCATAAGCAATATCACTAATTGCCTCATTTGTATATATTAAACGCCTTTTAACTTCTTTAATAATATGATCTGCAATAATATCTGATGCAGATTTCTCATATTCCTTTCTACAAATTGCATTTAAGTTTTGAGGTGTTGTGTTTAAATGCTCTGCATAGAAATTAACATTATTTTTTAACGTGCTAGATAAAATATCTGTAAACAAAACCACTAGATCTGTACTCTCTACTTTTTCTATCTGCGCATATTTTACCAACTTAGAAAATAATGCTTTTAAACCACCTTCTACAGCTTCTCTATTTACTGCTTCTTGTTTTTTCTCCCAAGTTAGAGACTTAAACAACGCTTTTAGAGAAATATCTTTTTGAGATAGTTTTATTTTTGAAATTTGTTGCAGCTTTAAAAGCTGATTATTGATAAATTTATCTAGCGTTTTTTGTAAAAAATCTTCTTTGATAATAATTACATATCCTTTGGGTTTGGTTGTTATTTCCCAATGATGAACCTCATCTCTTTTAATTATAAAAACAGTAGATGGCTTTATTTTGTAACTCTTTAAATCTACATGATGAAAACCAGTTCCCTTAATAAAATAGACAATTTCTAAATATTTATTATGTTTATGAGGTTTGGTATAACGCTTAGTAACGTCAAACTCTTCAATTTTAATATCATTGTATTCAGATATTTTATTATAGGTATCAATTTTATCCCTCATCAACATATTTTTTTTCAATTGTAAAAATACTACAAAAAAAAATCCTTCTTTTCAGAAGGATTCATTTTTTATAAAGTTAGTAAAGTATTAAACTTTCTTAACCTTAACTGCATTCATACCACGCATTCCTCTCTCTAATTCGAAAGAAACTTTATCGTTTTCTGCAATTTCATCTATTAAACCACTTACGTGCGTAAAATATTTTTCGTTATTTTCTAAATCGATAATAAAACCAAAACCTTTAGAAG from Polaribacter sejongensis carries:
- a CDS encoding outer membrane beta-barrel protein; protein product: MNFKKSMFLLLTLILSQLTTAQLTGKVIEADENYPLEYATVALYKSGNKELVTGVVTNFDGIFSFAGVKPGSYYLETSFIGYQISTSNAIVINKRGEKKDLGVIKLILGSGNELNEVVIKSERSAVVHKIDRQVFDTKKYQSTVGGNAVDVVKNLPSITVDGLGDISVRGSKGFTVLINGKPTQGDASTILAQLPANALETVELITAPSAKYDPEGKGGILNIITKKGAINGTFAQINVRGGFPSIEEYDTKEPAQRYGIDATVNKRTDNWNISVGASYQRNDKTGRREGDMFIINTPENKTTFLPSDGERSFDEVTYNGRFNIDYTPNKKDTYSVGLFAGKRTKERLADIVYYDNHAISPIGGNTRDYTFSYYNHNLRIRKGDFALGSFDYAHKFDNESKISTSILYEYTFLGGPTENDNLGNPDNSIVYQQEYNTNDNPLYGTRFNLDYQWKPFSFGTLETGYQFRDLDHTGKFEYERDGVLVPEFSSDVSLKRTIHSGYAQVTGAKSKWEYAAGVRLESMDRVYKEALQSEATENVYNYDFVKLFPSASLQYKINDKTNIKTAYSKRVERTTTFKMNSFAEREHSEVFEQGDNTLEPEFIDLVELGITKKLKGGNSLYATTYFRHVENVINRVNTLAYEESGAIIDSVINRVYSNVGKSNAIGLEIGATIKPTANWTNSIGANVYNYAIDGILNFKHRDGVDRSYDIDSKSTIYSFNLNSTYSFWENASVQFTFNYLSDRNTAMGEDSRFYSPNLTFRKKFMDDKLTATLQWQNIDMGLLSTNEQRITTSGANFYTTTNYKYEVDMVSLNLSYTFNAANNKSKFIDSEFGKKEF
- a CDS encoding AraC family transcriptional regulator yields the protein MRDKIDTYNKISEYNDIKIEEFDVTKRYTKPHKHNKYLEIVYFIKGTGFHHVDLKSYKIKPSTVFIIKRDEVHHWEITTKPKGYVIIIKEDFLQKTLDKFINNQLLKLQQISKIKLSQKDISLKALFKSLTWEKKQEAVNREAVEGGLKALFSKLVKYAQIEKVESTDLVVLFTDILSSTLKNNVNFYAEHLNTTPQNLNAICRKEYEKSASDIIADHIIKEVKRRLIYTNEAISDIAYGLDFKDASHFSKYFKRYTKETPKKYRLQNKSN